AGCGCCAGGGCAAGTATCAATCAGGAACACATTACGTCATTGAACACTGATTTGACCAGCTGCAGCATCGATTTTGGAAAAGGATGTGTCTGAATCTGAACTGGGATCTGTAGCATGAGCTGGTTGctgacagaaatgtcagttCTCTGCCTGTGCTTTATTTAGCGGCAGGATCGGACTGCGTGCATATTTGTGCCTTTTGACgtggtcactgtgtcagatgAGGCAATTCTAGAGTCATGAATGGCTGCAATGATTTGGCCAAGAGACAAGGCGGATTAGACACTGGACCCCAACCAATCATAGCTTGCATTTTTGTCATGACTTGCGTGACGCCCATTTGCAGATGCCTGGGATCGACTGATGGCACCAAGAGTGAGGGTTTACATTTTATGAATGAAAGTGTACTCTGCAGTGGAGGTGGGCTCTGGAGGGTCTGTTTCTTTTGAGTGTGTGGGTACTGAAGCATTGCTAATGAGGATCATGATTTAAAAGATAAGACTGgtgttattttgtcttttttgataATACCATCACAAAAAGAAGACCAGCCTAAGCGCAAAGACAAAACCAAATAtcacaaatgttaaaatgtattttctttcatcttctcttccctcatccttttctcttttctgtgcttttcCCTTCTCTTCGTCTCCTCAGCTGTGGGAGACTTCAATATAACAGCTGCATTCCCCATTCAACAAAGGACCTTAAGGAACTACACTTGTCTCTCCTTTTgaatgaaaaccacaaaaatgaaaacaaaattgacTCAACGTgattaaagaggaagaaagagagagagagagagagagagcgccccCCCACTGGAGTGTGAACAGGcaaaaggtgtgtgtgagtaagtgTGTACAAGCATCTCCAAGGCTGTCATTCAGTGGATCTCTACAAGACGACGCGGAGTGCCGGCGGAGAAACCAGCTCCACGTCCACTCCAGACCAGCTGGAGCTCAGACTGAGCTGTTCCCGTCTGCTCAGGCCTCACCTACGAGACCGGAAACCCCACCACTCCAACCCCTCACCCCCCCACCTCAAACCTCGACACGTCCTCCCCAGCTCTCGCCGCACTCACTTGAACGCCACCGTCCCCTTGAGTTGTTTGGAGCTCCTCTCTGACGAGGAGCGGCGGAGCCAGGAGCGGGTCATCGCATCCATCGCACTACTGCATCGCCGGACTTGTTGGACCATTTTTTTGACGCACGTGAATCACTGTAGAAACTTTCCAACACTGTATGCATGCGATAACCCTGATTATCAGCAACCTCCTCCTACCGAGAAGACAAGAAGAACAGCCGTCTGAGCTGGAAAGAACGCATGCGAGGGGGCGGTGATCTTCTACCTTCTGTAAGGCTTAGACGCTTTCTCTCTACTATAGGTAACCCACATTGTATCACCAGTTATAGCCCGTGACCCATGACGTGGACCCAGCCCAACCCCTCCCTGCCCCTCCTGCCCTCAgtctgtttgtgcgtgtgtaaatatgtagagtaaaatacacacagagtatgttcctgcttttattttgaaagaccATTTTtacttctctcctcttcctgtcgTGTTGTGTAGTAGACAGAAGCGGATTTCTGTAGATAAGTGTAGAAACGACCCCACCCTCGTTCTTCTGTTTGAGTTTCTATTTTTcgtcctcttttatttttttcccctcctcgACTTTTTCCAGTGTGACTGTGACCTATATAGCTTTCTCCATCCACAGcagaatgtaaaaatgttttttttatatattatctTGGCACTGGTTTCATCCATCTCTGGGAGAAATACACAGACATCCAGTCACAGCTGAAGAAGTATTgataaacaggttgattgcAGCACATTAAGAATGTTGCTCAAGCGGCTCTTGATGAGTATTATTTAAGTAGTTTTGTGTGCCATCCTCGAGTGAAATGAATGGGCTGTGTTTGGTGTAGTTATAGACCACTTTTCACTCATGTGGAAATTTCCCATTGATAATATTAATAAGTATTTAGTTTCCACTGATTCTACATTTGGATGTTTGAGGGATGAAGTCACTCAGATGAACGTGAGAATAAGAGTCAATACCGCGAGCGTGGCTGATGTCCTAATTGGGCGAGAATGTGGAAACTGTGAtttgaaatgtgcattttggATTTAGCTGTGATGATTGAGATATTTAGCCTTGTAAATGATTAACTATGCTGTACAGTGCTTGCTGTTTGAGCTTGTGAAGACCAACAGCATGACAGTTCTTTATCAAATTATTTCTCTGGTAGGCTGTTTGAGACCATAACAGGAAACGAGCATGTCGCTGAAAGACTTTTTCCTCATCATTGCCCATTTGCTGTTGTCTAAATGGGTTCGTGTAGCACAGACTACACTGTTTGTCAGCACCGTCAGGACAGCTCATGGCAGGAAGTCACAGGGTTTGGAAATGAGTGAGAATGCTTTGACTGATGCCAGTGTAGCTGtttaaggtggatttttttGGAAACTAATCCCGTCTCAATCCCCCAGAAACAAAATCTTTGTACAGTTACAACTCATTTCTCTACCTTGTGTAGAAATTGTTGTcctgtttgtcattttactgtttttgttccaGTGTGGGCACTCATTTGTAATTCATGTATGCATTAGGACTGTATAGGTAAGATGATCTTCACACTATTGGACTAATATTGCTACTAGTATCTTTTTTATTAAGTACCTTTGTAATGTTCACTTTTTTCTCAGCATTATGTACAGCAACAATTCAAACAGTAATTAAGTGCATTATTGTAATTATGTGTGTTGATGAGTTTGAATGGAGacatgttgagttttttttaaacacatttgtcCCGGGGGCCAATAGAAGTGGTCGATTCTCTGGCATGTGCTAATTTGTATCATATAAGGTTTTGGACACACATAATGTTGTACATGAGATCTGTATGGGCTCATGATTTGCCTTCGACCAGTGCTTTCTTCTTCCCCCTGGTCTTCTTCTTAAAAGTATTGATCAGTGTCTAGCGGCCCGGTCATCTTCCCGGGCTACCCGCGGCTGTGGAGAGCACTGTCTCAAAGCttttgagaaatatttttaaCATCATAATACTGTGCAACAGCAAGACATTTGTTCTGCACACTGCACTGTGCGACGTCCTGAGGACTCTCCGCTAAGGATGGGACCATGCAGGCTGCAGTCATTTCTGTGATTGTACACAGCTGTCAATCTCTCAAACATATCTGCTGTATCCTCCTGCGCACACGGTTGGACTGACAGATCCTAACAGATGAGCTGTCCGTCTCTGTCTGGCCAGAGACTTGAATGTATTCATGTACTGGAGCATGCCAACCACCCAGTTCTCAAACGTGTGGTCCCATCCTGCCAGACACATCAGcactctgctgcaggagactTGAAAACCCCGTATGTACAAGTTCAAATCTAAATACTGCtgttgctgtcttttttttttttttttttttttgcctgtatGCTGTACAGACTGATGATGCAAAAATCAATCCccatattttttttccctcttactCATTCAGTATtgtaatatatttaatataaaataaaactttcatCAACACATCTGTCTATGCTGACATTTCTAATAacctgaaacatgaaacacaacaggTATACTGGAACTGCTTCATATTACAATATAGTACTTGAGATGCATGGATCAAATATTTAGCAGAGCTGGTATCAGCCAGACACGAACTGAAATTAAGTGTTTTCACAATCAgttacattcattcagtcacaacAGGCTGATATGTTGTGACTCAGCGTCTGGGAAGATCAAGTGGATCAGTGCATCCCTCCCAACACGCagcaataaagaaataaatgcagtcTTAATCTTCATGAGCGACCaaatgaaatagaaaagaaCTGGTTGGTGCAAATTCACGTTTTTGCGTTATCTTGATTTCACAGAGATAAATCCATCCAGTGTTCAAAAggttttcttctgtctttttacAGCATGTAATTTCTGCATCTTAGATTTTGAGCCTCCGACCAAACAAGTACCTATTCAGAGCAGGTTTCAACTCGAGCTGAAGTCGTGAAGCCTCGTAACACTGGATGTTTTGGCTGTGGCGATCCTCCGTAACTCCAGGTCTGCACCGACACCACATAGCTTTACGGGGGTTTCCTCAGTGgatgatgtttttctgccatttgaGTTCAACTAGTTTGACAGACAGAATGAGATGTCGCCGTACACCGTAGGTTCCACTGAAATGTGTGAcatgttgtctgtgtctgtcacaactgctgctgcttcctcagtGCCTGCAGTCTTTCTTGATGGAGGTCTTTAGTTTCCATTTCTGCATCTTCATCAAGCGATTCTCGGATGCAGCTTTTCAAACGGTCGATGCCAAACCCAGTGGAGGCAGAGACGGGAACCACGTGTCTGAAGGCCATGTAGTTTTTTGGTATCATGTCAGCAGGCAACACATCACAGAACTCTGCAGGGAGGACAAAAAACCAACCATCAATGTTGAAAcgttaacaaaacaaaaggccaGCATGTGTTATTGTCCTGTTAACATGCTACTGGCAACACAAATGGTTGTGGTTCTTTATATGTATGCTGTACCTTTTTCTGTTATTCAcatatgtaaatgttttattgctgcCATTTAAAGCAGCCAGATGAATATGaaattcaatgttttttctttgcagagaGCTCCTGAATAATGTATGACTTTAAACCGTCAAACAGGAGGCAAACTGTCAGCATTTTgtacttcttctttctttttttaaacattgttCTTGGATTTACTGATGTCTCAGCCCAGAGCCTGGTGGCCCCACCACTAGTGTTGTGGGCCAAATTCAATGAAATCTCTAAGCAAATTGTGCTGCCCATAGTTGTGGTCACAGCAGatgaccatcatcatcatcagacatcCAGACTGCAGCTCATTATAGACGTGTTGTTGTACATGATGACATAGGACTTTTGTGCTGCATTCAACATGGAGGTGATTaccatttttacatttgcatgaTGTTTTGAGCTGAAATTTTTATAATAGTAGGCTTAAATTCTGCTTTTGGATTTACTGTTGATATCCATTCTCCCCTCCTTAATATGACAATTTACTTCTAATTTAAATCATTAGAGAAGTAATATTGAGAAACCTGCTTAAATGCAGAGCTAAGTTACAAGAGGCCAACCGTTTTCAAATACGCAATTTCACTTCCATGAATATTTCAACTGAATTTGAAAATTACAAAAGCTAATGAATGAAATagagaaaagaaatacatcAAATTTACCATCTGGGTTTTGCAGTTGCTCCATCAGCTCTGCTAGCTTGTCCTCAGCGTCAGGCAGGTCCATCTTATTCACCACCAGTAAAGCTGGCTTTGATACAAGCTCCTCTTTGTACAACTCCAACTCCTTGAGGCcacagtgagaggaggaggaggagggtgataAAGATAGAGAAGGTAAAGTCAAAGAGACGAATGGTAAGAAGAACAACAAGCCCTTCATAATATCAGTCTCACCTTGGTGAGAAGCTGAACAGCGTCAAAGGCCGACCTAAATGGTGTTTTACTTGCCAGCTGGAAGCCGCAAACGTCCACCTGCAGCCAGACGAATTAAactccatcatcatcacagacaAGTTTCAGCTGGTTATTGTGACCACATTCAAACATGTACATAGGCATCCGCAACTTCCACTACAtaccacaaacagcagctgctttgtccTCTCCACATGTTTTAGGAACTTGTGACCCATTCCTTTGTTTATGTGAGCTCCCTCAATCAGGCCTGGCAGATCAGCGACAGAAATctaccaaaaatgaaaaataaaaaaaaaaatgataagaaCACCTCCAGTCAATGAGGGAAACCACtaaacaaaagcatttcaatggattcttaaaaaacaaacctgcTTGTAATCTTTGTACATCAGTTTGCCAATCTCCGGCTTCAAAGTTGTGACTGAAAtaggacaaagaaaaacaagctcacAGCATATTGACTGGAGGAATTATTCAACTCAGACAAAAGTAAAAATCCACAAATGTTTGTGGTCACTATTTGTGTACTCACAAGCGTAGCTGGCAATCTCAGGTGTGGCATTGGACATGGCTGTCAGGAGGGAGGACTTTCCTGCATTTGGGAAGCTGATGGTGAATCAACACAAGAAAAATCAGATATTTAGAGAAATATTTGATTCTCGGCTGATATAAATCAacatgttcctgtgtgtttctgctctcaCCCGACAAGGCCCATGTCAGCGATGAGCTTTAGGTCCAGCCTTACATGTTTGGCCTGGCCCTTACTGGGTTTGAAGTCAGAGTACAAGGAGCCTCCAGATCCTCCTTTAGCCACCATCAGACGATCATTCTCAGTATTCAGGTCACCTTGGAGGGAGAATGGT
Above is a window of Chelmon rostratus isolate fCheRos1 chromosome 8, fCheRos1.pri, whole genome shotgun sequence DNA encoding:
- the gtpbp10 gene encoding GTP-binding protein 10; the encoded protein is MVQFSRICFRKYGNFVDNLRLYVRGGSGGMGLPRFGGQGGNGGNVWVVATKNMTLKKIKDKYPQKRFVGGTGANSSVRALKGESGEDKEVLVPVGITVTTDDGKILGDLNTENDRLMVAKGGSGGSLYSDFKPSKGQAKHVRLDLKLIADMGLVGFPNAGKSSLLTAMSNATPEIASYAFTTLKPEIGKLMYKDYKQISVADLPGLIEGAHINKGMGHKFLKHVERTKQLLFVVDVCGFQLASKTPFRSAFDAVQLLTKELELYKEELVSKPALLVVNKMDLPDAEDKLAELMEQLQNPDEFCDVLPADMIPKNYMAFRHVVPVSASTGFGIDRLKSCIRESLDEDAEMETKDLHQERLQALRKQQQL